The DNA region AGAACGTCAGGACGCGGGCCCCGAGGAGGAGCAAGCAAGTTAAAGGCTTTCAGAGCCAAGGGAAGCACTTCAGGCCCCCGGGGGGGCCCAACAACCCCGCCTCAACTCCAGTCCGTGCCCACAGGCACGCTGCCACGGCCACActcacacccacacccactcCATACACGCAGAGGGCTGTGAAGGCCCTGGACCCACACCGCGGACCCTGGAATGTCTCTGGATTGGCACCCAGCGGGGCAGGTCCACGGCAGGCAGGGTTGCCGCGGGAGCGGGTCCTCTGCATCGCTACTGGTTGGCTGCCTCGCAGGCATCTATCCAATCGCTGTACACGTCCACCGGTTCTGACAGATCTGGGCCGCTGAGGTCAAGGGCAACTGCTGGCATCGGGCCCCTTCCCTGTACGCACCCCTCTCACTGGTGTCAGCCGGATCCCCGCCCCGCACCCAACGCAAGTCAGCAGGTGGTGCCTTGTctccaaccccccgccccccccccctccccgccccagggaGGTCACGGCCCACAAAAGCGTAAGCAGGAGGGCCAGAGGAGCAAAGACTGGATCCAGTCCCCTCGCCCCTGGCCAGGTGCCCTAGAGCAGCCCACCCGGGGCAGGGGAGCCCtgactgcccccacccctccccacccaccccacttcCCCGCAAGAGCCTGGTTGCCCAAGGATACATGTGATGGGCGTCTGGAACTCCTCTAGGCACACGGTACACGAGATGACTCCGGTGTTGCGGGCCCGGTCCctggaacaggaggaggaggaggggctggtgaGAAAAGGAGGCCGCGTCTATGGGTGACGATCGCCCTAAGTGGGAGGGCCTGGGGCAGAAAGGATGGTGGGAGCAGGGAAGCTGCCTCCCGactctgggaggagaggggaggccccgtcccccactcacattttcaCGTCACAAGACTTCTCGTGGTTGCAGAAGGGGCAGGTGAACTGGGTCTCTAAGGTGCCTGTCATCTTCTTCTTGGGGGGTGGCTTCCGTTTGGACTTTCTGCGCCCCATGTCTGTAGGAGGGCAAACCTGCGGTGGCGGTGGGGGACAGGAGTCAGCAACCCAGGGGACCCACAGAGCCCTCCAGCTCGATGCTCTAGGGGGCAGGCTGGGAAGAAGGCTCCGCCTCTGAGGGATGAGGCTCCCAGTCCCCAGGTAGGCGGCGGATCCAGGCACACTCTGGGCGGGGGATGGGAGCAGGCTCTGGCAACAGGTGGCCCGAGTTCTAATCGTGGCCCTCCACTTGCTGGGTGGCCCCGGGCAGGTGActtaagctctctgtgcctcagtgttctgTCAGTAAAACAGATGAGGCTGCTACCCACGGAGGGGTCTGTGCGGCTGCCATGACAAACGGTGCACGGAGTGCTGAGCACGGGACCCGGCCCCCCCATCCTCGGCACCCAGGCAGGACGCCACTGCTCCTGGTGAGGATGACGCAAGAGGCTCTGACGGACCAGCTGCGCGGGGAGGGGCACAGCCTAAGTGCCCAGAAGCCAGTGCTTTTGGGAGCAGCTGCGCCTCTCGTCAAACGGACACACAAGGGACACCCAGGAGGAATGACACTCAAGGGATAGGACAGATCCTCCAGAGAAGCCCCCTGGGCTAACTCTCCACACACAAGGGGCTGGtgggcagagacggggggggACAAGCATTTCCGGTCCTTGCCACATACCACGACCGAAGACAGGTGTCTGAGGGCCCCGGCCGGCGTTGGGGGACCacatggggcagggggtggcgAGGGGCAGGCTAAAcagggagcgggggcgggggggaagggtcTGGATGGATCctgggtgggagggtgggcagTGGGGACACAAAGGATGAAATCACTGCCTTTCTAGGGCATCGAGGAGTACAGGTCAGGGGTGTGGATACAGATGAAGTCAGAACCACGCCAGGGCTGTTCAGGGTGGAGGGATGGCGGGGGGTGAGAGAGTCTCAGAGTGTGGCCAGAGAAGGAGGGACCGGGATGACTCCTAAGGTGGTGGGGGATGGACAGGGTGGGTAGGGGGAGAAGGTGGCATCATCCTCCGATGCCTAACGCACAGGAAGAACAAGATCCTCTGGGAAGATGATGGGCTCAAGTCGCAGAGGCACATCTAGGGACAGGTGTCTTGGAGACAGGGGCCTCCCAcgccaggcactgagctcaggGTTCTAGGATCACCGTCCCCAggcactctcccctctccctgtcccccctaCACCCCACCTGTGTGGCTCTTCCTCCATGACACAGGAATAAAGACCAGAATTCTAGAAGAGCTGCCTGCATTCCCGGTCTTCATTTCCTCCCATTCTccctctacccgccccccccctccaTACTGCTCCCCCCAAGGGGCAGTTC from Panthera leo isolate Ple1 chromosome A2, P.leo_Ple1_pat1.1, whole genome shotgun sequence includes:
- the ELOF1 gene encoding transcription elongation factor 1 homolog isoform X1, with amino-acid sequence MGRRKSKRKPPPKKKMTGTLETQFTCPFCNHEKSCDVKMDRARNTGVISCTVCLEEFQTPITYLSEPVDVYSDWIDACEAANQ
- the ELOF1 gene encoding transcription elongation factor 1 homolog isoform X2, which encodes MGRRKSKRKPPPKKKMTGTLETQFTCPFCNHEKSCDVKMDRARNTGVISCTVCLEEFQTPITSQICQNRWTCTAIG